In the genome of Cyclopterus lumpus isolate fCycLum1 chromosome 19, fCycLum1.pri, whole genome shotgun sequence, the window GTACTAGCCCCTCTTTTGCCGTCACTTCTTTCTGCATAAAATAGAGAAAAACGTAAATTGCTGCTCAGCAGCTAGATTACTGTAATACTGAAATGTGAGTGCGCATGTGTTTCTGTTCttggaaaaataaaacttttgaTAGTCAACAAATAGGTGTTCCTGATGACATTTCAAACCAGGTTCCCGAGGCGAGGAGACAGGACGGTGCGCAAGGCCGAGCGCCAGCGCCTCAAAGCCGAGAGGAGGCAGCTCCGAGCCGAagtgaaggaaatcaagaagaAACTGAGACTGGAGAAGAGGGGAATGCCGTGGAGCGGGCCCTCCACCTCCGGCAGAGCCAACCTGACAACAAACATGGCGTCCGCGTCCACGCAGGTCCCGGCCCCGCCCCCACCCGCCGCCTCAGACACAGCCTCAGGTCCAGCCCCAGCCCAAGGTCCCGCCCTTGCCCCGGTCCCCGATCCCCAGGCCTCCAGTCCAGAGTAAGCGGCCACCTCGGGAAGGGCGTCCGACATTGCTGGGTACCTCGAACCCAGCATGGATGTTataaaagtctctctctctctcctttttttttttttttttttttttctctcccaagaaaaagaaatcaaaaaaaTATTCCATCTTTGTAATCTAGTCTGTATGAGTGTGTCGCTGGCTGCTCTGGGGTTGGTGGAAAAATGTTGGAACTACCTCAATGtgaaaactgctgctgctgcttcataGATTTtctaagaaaaacaaaaattgCTTttgagctgcaaaaaaaaaaaaaaaaaatctgggggtcctgcttttttttttttttttttttttttattcgtaGAGAACAAAAGAGATGGATGTTATAAGAAACCAGGGCTATTTTCAACAATGCTCTGTACACTTGAAACTAGGGGTCCCGGGGTCTCGCACACGTCTTTGGTTCCCACTATGGCCGCCTTCTTTCTGGATGAAAATCTGCCGGACGGCACCCGTCTGGAGCCGGGAACCAAGTTCATCAAGTACTGGAAGATGAGGAACTCGGGCACTATCAGCTGGACCTCAGAGACCAAggtaccccccccaccccccccacccgccgagaggacagctgtgtgtgtgtgttactttccTGCCGAGTCTTGtgtaatttatgtttttttcttcgcATGTTTATTCCtattttgtgtgttctgtgtgtgtgtgtgtgtgttctgtatgtgtgtgtgtgtgtgtgtgtgtgtgtgcacccagCTAGTGTTCATGTGGGGGAACCTCGGCCTGGCGTCGGAGGGGAGGCGCGAGGTGCCGGTCCCCTTGCTGCTGCCGGGACAAGTGGGCGTGGTCAGCGTGGCGTTCGTCGCTCCCGTGCTTGAGGGCACGTACACCTCCCACTGGCGGCTGGCGCACTGCGGCTGTCAGTTCGGCCCGCGCGTCTGGTGCAGCATCGTGGTCGCCCCCGGCGACGGCCGCGGCGCTCTCGGGCTTCAGAGCAAACGACCGGCAAGTCTTAGATATCCGATGACGCGCTGTGCAGccgcagagagagaaagcaacgGTTGACGGCAACGGTTGACACTGTTGTCTTCAACCGTTGACGTGCAGCTTGTAGATTCACTCAAGTGTTGTACCCAAGTACAATTTCTGAGGTACTTTTATGCTGAGAGGGAAATACTTTTCACCTACTTACTAGTCAtagaaaaaagttttttaaaaaaccttGTTTTGATTAAACTATTTAACCATCAACTAACAGTCGGTTGCCGgttctttacatttatttgtcaaatactttgcagattaagttTGTAAAACATCTTATGAAATGCAACAAATTGTTCTGAGTCATTTCCAATTTTATTTTTGGATTTGTGAGAAACTCATCCAGAGAGACGGGGTACCCGTGTGTTTGGAACCCTGTAGTGGAACCCTGTAGTGACGCTACAGGTGGAACCCTGTAGTGGAACCCTGTAGTGACGCTACAGGTGGAACCCTGTAGTGACGccgttcttgtgtgtgtgcttcagaaggaggaggagcaggaggcaaggacccaggacagCGGCCCCGGTCTGCCCATAGACCTGAACCACGAGGACTACTACTTCCCCTCGGTCGACCTGCTGACTgcacaggtgcacacacacacacctgccgcacacacacacacctgccgcACGTAGTCTGCCCCGCCTCCGGCTTTGTGTTTGATTCGGTAGAACGGCGCTCACACGGCGCTCGTGTCCTTCTGTCATTTTAGGATCTGCTGTCGTTCGAGTTGTTGGATATAAATATCGTGCAAGAGTTGGAGAAGGTTCCTAACAACACACCTGAAGGTGAGTAATGAACGATGCTCGAAACACAGGTTTCAAATGATGTGACAGAAggttccttcttcttcttcttcttcttttttttgtgtataaactgtgtgtgtgtctgactgctTTGTAGATCTGACTCCCTGCATATCCCCTCTGCCCCATGATGCACCTGTGCTGGAGAAGGCCATCATCGCACGGATTAAAGAAGAAGCCGAGGTCATGGGGGTCAGGAAGCTTTTTGGTAAGACCGGTTCGAGAGgacttcgtgtgtgtgtgtgtgagaagcagAAATTCTTTTTAACATTGAGCTAAATTTTAAAGGGGAACACCaccaatattttatttattttaggctTGTTAAGCAAAACCTCTAAATCTCAgattgagttgcattgtgggtaatgattcttcttttttaatatctcGTCCAGGAGTCAAACTGAGGCCGCGGAGGGAGCTGCTGGAGCCTGTGACCCAGGAGGAGGACCGGGAGGAGGAGATCAGCGGGGCCCAGTTCCTCTGCGAGACCGTCATCCGCTCCCTCACCTTGGAGGAGGCCCCCGATCACAGACCCCCCCGCTGGGTCCAACACAGCAGCCACAGACCACAAGGTGAGGAGCCCCTGTGTTGTCGTACGCTGCCACGTGCAGCATATTTAGCTTGTAGCATATTTAGCTTGCAGCATATTTAGCTTGCAGCATATGTAGTTTACAGCATATTTAGCTTGCAGCATATTTAGTTTACAGCATATTTAGCTTCCAGCATATTTAGCTTGCAGCATATTTAGCTTGCAGCATATTTAGCGTGCACCATATTTAGCGTGCACCATATTTAGCTTGCAGCATATTTAGCTTGCAGCATATTTAGCGTGCACCATATTTAGCTTGCAGCATATTTAGCGTGCACCATATTTAGCGTGCACCATATTTAGCTTACAGCATATTTAGCTTGCAGCATATTTAGCGTGCAGGATATTTAGCTTGCACCATATTTAGCTTGCAGCATATTTAGCGTGCACCATATTTAGCTTACAGCATATTTAGCTTGCAGCATATTTAGCTTGCAGCATATTTAGCGTGCACCATATTTAGCTTGCACCATATTTAGCTTACAGCATATTTAGCTTGCAGCATATTTAGCTTGCAGCATATTTAGCGTGCACCATATTTAGCTTGCAGCATATTTAGCTTGCACCATATTTAGCTTGCAGCATATTTAGCGTGCAGCATATTTAGCGTGCCGCATATTTAGCTTGCAGCATATTTAGCGTGCAGGATATTTAGCTTGCACCATATTTAGCGTGCAGGATATTTAGCTTGCACCATATTTAGCTTGCAGCATATTGAGGCACTCAGACGTgggttttatttactttttttgggggttctTTCCAGTTGTTTCCCGGGGAACCAGCTTCTGCTTGGAGAGAGCCGTCAAGGTGGAGAAGACGGAGACGGTGCAAGAAGGAAGTGAGGAGATCTGCGCCATTGGACTTGAAAGTTCAGCTCTGCCTCTCAGCCAGGTCGCCcaggaagaggagacgaggacaggTGAGAGGACCACTTCCAGGATTCCATTTATTTCCAATTTTCTCTTATTGTTTTTCTAAATTTTTCCCCTGttgaatacttttttatttatttttaaacgggCGTGATTTAACTATCTTAAAACATTTATGGTAACAATCAGTGAATACGGGTCTCTTGAAAATCATCCTCCGTCCCCATCATCCCTTGCAATTGTCcctaaaatgtcttttaaaagctTACTCAGGACCAGCAGGTTTCCTTATTCAAAACTTGTAATCACTAATAAGAATATAGACAGTTTTCCGCCATAAATCAGAGACGCTTCAGGTCCGTTTGTGGACCTACATGGACCCCCTTTGGACACACCAGGTCGGGACACTGGTAACCTTTTATAGTAATGGGCTTCATCTTTTTAAACCCTTTtatatttggtgtttttttgtttgttttccctcttTTTCAGTTCATCTGCCGGAACCAGCAACTGGAAACCTGCATGTCAGTTCACAGCCCGCTATCGAGGACGAAGAGGTCCCGGTCCTGGAGGACGTGCAGAGCGTGAGGGACGTTCacgaggagaaagaggaaggcgGAGCCAAAGGAGAGGACTGGGAGGAGGTGAGGTTTTCAACCTTCATATCCCAAcgcttgtgtttttaaagaactggattgtacatttgtttttagacGCCACAGAAGAATGTTAACGTTTAGTCGTTCTCCTGTAATGACGTCCAccatcatcttctcctcctcctcctcctcccgtgtCTCAGGTCAGCAGCCAGACCTCCTCGGTCTCCTCCTGCGAGGATTACATCATTGTCCTCCCAGACTGCTTCGACACCAGCCGGCCTCTGGGCGAGTCCATGTACAGCTCGGCCATGTCGCAGCCCGACGATGCTGCAGCCGACGTGACCTCAGCCGAGCCGGACGTAGAGCAgctagaggaggaagaggaagaggaggaggaggaagaagaagagcaacaagaggaggaggaggaggaggacgatgacgacgacgatgaggaggaagaagaggatgaagaggaggaggaggaggaagaagaagaggaggcggagTCTGACTCCGAGTTGGCGCCGCtgagagagaggcagcaggaGGCGCCGCCCGTGACCGCGTGGCCTCCGGCCGTCCCGCCGAGCCACAGCAGCGTGAACCAGATGCTGTGCGCCTCCCAGACGCTCGACGCCGTGACGCTCACGCCCGAAGTGgttccgccgccgccgccgccggtgCTGCCCGACCTCCTGGCGCCCCCGCCGACCCTCTACTCGCCCAGGTGAGAATCAGTCCAATGGCCCCTGTGtattgaaggaaaaaaacataatatgtccatgttttgtgtgtatttaggtACTTTTATGTTATCTTACCCAAACAGTTGGGTGAGCATCCCTCTGGGAGCCCAGTCTTAGTGGTATGTCAGGTGGAGTTATGTAAAAATAATATCTTCTTGCAGCGATACCTGCTTGGAATTGATAAACAGAAAGGGAGGAACATGCATGCGTCATCAAAGACATTACGGTTTGCTTCTCGTCTCAGGTCTGAGGCCCTGTACCTGGCTGAGGACCCGAGTCCTCCGGCCTGCGATCCGTACGAGCCGCACCAACCACGGGTCCACCTAAATGGTGAGTTTCACTCCGTTGAACCGCTGGATAGAAGAAGAGGTTCATTTAATGTCACTTCCTTTTTAGAGAGGAAGTGAAATAACACGCACACGTTGTGTGATGTGTCGCTTCAGCAGAAGTCTGTGTTCCTCCTCtaatattctgtgtgtgtgcgtgtgtgttgtttccttttttttttttttactttccttCTCTGACTTCTGCTCCGCAGTATCATCTGGTCTGTCGAGATCAGCCGGCTCAGCATCCAGTGCCTTTGAGACGTACAACCCCAGACCCGGCAACGCTCTGCAGCCGAGGTGCATTAACACAACACGGAAAAAATGAAACTCCCCGTTTCagttcctccttttttttattttgtgcgtGTTTcacaccatctttttttttttgtttatgccACAACCGGATCTAATAACTTTCTCACGCAGAGTCTGTATAACCAGTGTTCGATGAGCTTAACTAGGACGCGGCGGTCCTGTTATGTATCCCATAATAACCACATCCCTGTCTTTACACAAGGGGCCAAGGAGGCATCACGGAGGGACTCGTCAAGGGGGCCCTTTCTGTGGCAGCGTCCGCCTATAAAGCCCTCTTCACTGGGCCAAACTGCTCCATACAGGTACGCCACACAGAGCTGCATCATCAAAACTATataagtttattttattattgttttacagCGATTtaggctttttatttatttagtttatcgCTATGATTTCTATTGAAACTGTTAATTTTGCACTTTAGTTctgttatttcttttcatttgtcaatatttttttattttactcacACAGGCTTCACCATATGGTTATTTTATAGggaactttttatttatttattcatttatttattgaatttatAGAATATTTAGTTTctagtaagtaagtaagttgaTGATTCACACCAGTAAATAAAACTCAGAGCTTTGCAGAGATTTTCTCAGGAGAGTTgcccaaaaaaatatatttaccaACGTGGGAgaaacatttccccaaaatgatGCAATAATCTttgcaacatttaaaacaaaaaaggaaatccTGATCATATTTAAAGCAGGAAAATAGCTACTGATGTATATTTAATCCAAAATGGATGATAATGCATTTAATATCTGAATAATAACGTGTTTTAATGGTGTTTTTGTCCGTAGTTTGACAGGAAAGTTAGACAGAGCTTCCTGccaactataataataataataataataatataataagctcccttttaagtaaataaaaagttagCTTTATGGCTGAGGAAACAAAAAGTAGTTACAAGGAGGTTCGAGGCTAGatttatgtacattttattaaaaaatgatgTTGAAATGCGTGATAAAACTGGCGGCCATTGTTCCAGTTCGACAGGTTTTTTGAGGGGATTTGGACGGACAAAGACATTTAGGCACTTTTAACACccttctgtccccccccccccccctccagcgaGGCATCGACCCGGCCACCAGGCAGGACCCCTCCCTGATGGCCATGCTGCTGGAGATGGGCTTCAGGGACCAGCGGCTCAACCAGCAGCTGCTGAGGAAGCACGGCTACAGCCTGCTGCACACCGTCAACGAGCTGGTGCAGATGGCCGAGGACGGCCAGAGCAGAGCGGTCAACGTTCAgcactgagggggggggggggggaggaagatgatgacgatgatgaagaagatacaAAAAAATGGCTACTGTAAAAGGGTTTGAACATAATGTAAAGATGATTTTTAGATTACAACCCGCGTATCTCtctcaccctttttttttttttttttttttttttttttttctccagcatttagcttttattttgaaaaaccgGTGTAaaagaagagacaacaaagaaaaaaagtaatttgtaaTCGGTgcaattgattgattgattttaccAAAGGGTGGCCTCGTTTATTTGGACCAAGCGTAACAATAATAAAGACAGAAATGTCACTtaacggaagaagaagaaaatgtgaaaaaattaACGGCTtctcctgcctttttttttttattattattttaaattttagCTTCAACGTTTTTGACAAAACTTAACACGTTTCGTGTAAATTATTATGAATAGCGCtcgaccttttgaccttttgccACGACATGTTTACCCCGGGGGTGTCAGAGGGGTAACAGTGTGTGATTCAGCTCTTCATCTTCGTGTTCGTATAGctgctaaataaaataaacaaaaacaacgagaacaacaaatatattcgagaccttttttttttttttttcgtcgaCTTATCGTAGTGAAATCTGCCTAAAAACaatgcaatctttttttttttttgtccttctgtATCCGAGTACTGTTATTTTAGACGTCGACCTGTGGAATGtatacaacaaaaaataaataaataataacgaTAACAaaaacgtcccccccccccccgagcggATCACCGCTTtcgggatgttttttttttttttctactgcTTTTTAGGAGACGCCTGCGTGACGGGTGAGAAGGCTTTAGAGGTGAGTcgtgtgttctcgtggtcttaGCACAGTCACGGTAGAAAAATAGTCCGCTTGGCGTCAtcgttcaacaacaacaacaacaccaacacccccccccccccccccccccccccccgcccccctcctccttcatgTGACCTCATCCACCACTAACACGagcccgtgatgtcactaactACACATTCCTCTCTCATAGTGAAACCAAGTGTTTTATCTCATTGCTTTTATGATCATTAGTTTACTGAAATATAGACGTGTGGTGATTTGacttctcctgtgtgtgtgtgtgtgtgtgtgtgtgtgtgtgtgtgtggttgaggaTTGTTTGTAACCATATCTTCTTCTGTTGATtgttaatccttttttttttcaaagattcACGCTCGAGAGAATAATTCAGAATATATCGTACTATGCTTGTCAAATTATTTCCTCTCgtcacagaagtgtgtgtgtgtgtacattaaaaATTCCCTACTACTGTCAACCCGCCAATAAACTATTTGCACAtctctctcgtgtgtgtgtgtgtgttttaaactcCGACTgtttaattaagtaaaagtagGAATAccatgatacaaaaaaaaacagccctcaattcaaaatgtaacttaaatggaccaaaagtacacattttgccaaattgcttcttttaaaatgtgtatttatgtacattatattctgtttttatcacaaataaatacatttataagcATTTTGTCAATGCAAATACAATTTCAGATACTTTGTATACTACTAGATATAGGAGTATAGTACTACATCACACCATATAAGCATAACCATTATATGTGTGTTTCCATAAAATACCACGAAAGTCAAGTACAAGTATACAGATGTATATATTCTTCAAGTACAGTACTTTGGTGAATGTATTTAATTACTTAAAATTACCAAAGAAAATGGGGTAAAATAGATTATATGTGCTCGGAGGACCAGAATATGTAGAATAAAGACcagtagaataaataaatattattcaaACATTTATTCACACGTATTTATTGGTATACAGATGAATACATTCTTCAAGTACAGTACTTtggtaaatgtatttaattacttaaattagcaccaaaaaaaacaaaagaacggGTTGAATGTGTTGGTTGTCAAACACAAAGCagtatgaataaatgaataaataaacattgtgcATGTGTTCACTCGCGCACGTATTTATTGGTATTGTTCGTGGTGCAGTAGTTTTTCTGAAAATGAAAGTGAAGCAGCACATGTGACCTGCAGCCTGTCGGcggcctgcaggaggagaagaagaagaggaagaagaaagagaagaagaagaagaagcaggaaatGTTCCTCCcactttgtttgtgttcagaCTCGAGAGGTTCAATCCGGAGACATTTAGCGTTTTAAAGCCTCAGATTACACATAAAGTCTCTCGctgcgggggggtggggggtggggtggggtggggtcgCGTGCGTCTCTGCTGTGAGGTGAGTGCTACCTgcgttgtttgtttgtttgtttgtttgtttgtttgtttttgtgagacAAACAACCCCCAGATGTAAAGATGTCTTCCACGTGATTAATGGATCTCTGAAGAGAGAAGTTTCCTAAATATGATGTTATTATGAGGGAGAGAGTTCCGGTGCGAAGCGGATTAATCCGTGTTTTCTCGTGTTCTTCGCGTGACTCGGCACAAAAtagagcttttaaaaaaacaccttttactCCACATTATagaattatattataaaaatacTGCAttgcaagtaaaagtcctgcatcaGAAATGTCTCTCTAGTTAaattatatactatattatattattggattattactGCGTTTATGTGGAAGCAGCACTGTGTTGTTGAAGCTTAGTTTGAACTATTTTATATGCTGTTAATTTGCTAactcaataataatacaacatatttcaTTGAATCATAGTATTAAAACAATTTGTAGAAATGTAAAAAGGCAACAGATAACAAAATATGatgttaaattatatatatatatatatatatatatatatatatatatatatatatatatatatatatatgtgtgtgtatattatagTGTTTAGCTGCATTTGATTACATAAGAGATAAACAAGTTCCACTGTATGTACCACATTACTTTTAATAGCAGGTTAGTAAACTGTAGAGATAGTTTTAATATTCTTTACGAGTTAAAGACGTTCAATGATTCAACGAAGAAACTACAGTGAAACGTTGCAACATCACACAGTAAATAACAGTCACTGCAAGAAAAATACTTATGATATACAAgtgaatatatttaatttaatgggCTTGATCACATTTACTTTTTCTTctactacatttcagagagatatattgtcctttttattgcattgtatttatttgaaacatacaattaaaggttaaaggttgtTGTCTACCGAGTtccctagtgtgtgtgtagtgtgtgtggtagtgtgtgtgtggtagtgtgtgtgtgtagtgtgtgtggtagtgtgtgtgtgtaatgtgtgtttgtggtagtgtgtgtagtgtgtggtgtggtgtgtggttgtgtggtagtgtgtgtgtgtggaagtgtgtggtagtgtgtgtggtagtgtgtgtgtgtggtagtgtgtgtggtgtgtgtgtgtgtgtgtgtggtagtgtgtgtgtgtggaagtgtgtggtagtgtgtgtggtagtgtgtgtgtgtggtagtgtgtgtggtagtgtgtgtgtgtggtagtgtgtgtgtgtgtggtagtgtgtgtggtgtgtgtgtgtgtgtgtgtgtgtgatacactCCCAACACGAATGCTTTTGTTGGCTCttcacactcaaacacaggCGTTGACATCTGGACCTCTGAAGGTGAACAGTATTCCCTGTTCTTCCACATTCATTCTGCATGACGAGCTCTGTAGACTCTTTCATTTAGCGCAACGTTTGTTAGCAATTCTTCATTATAAGTCAATTCAAATGACTCTAAAAGgacgagaccggctcaccagcatcagacacctccaggtccaatggaccctatgagacgtgaagtcacaacgactctggggaggaagcagagttaataaggtgcaatggagagatgtaaattcatccataaggagagagagaagaggagataggtgctcagtgtatcctaaaacatcccccagcagcctataagcctatagcagcatatcaaggggctggaccaggacaaacctgattcagccctaactataagcactattaaagaggaaagtcgtGTGTAATCGGGCTGTTTTGAtgattttgatgttttttgcTTCCACAGACGGGACTTTTTCTTTCGATTTCTAAAAGTGTCATGGTGACGCCGACGTGAAACGGCAAAAAGAAACtacgaaagaaaaaaaagggacccgGTCTGACGAAAAAA includes:
- the nbr1a gene encoding NBR1 autophagy cargo receptor a isoform X2 gives rise to the protein MGPPVTIKVNFRGNVKRFLAQDLDKLEWESVEAWIKASFGINHFQVKYFDEDNEEICINSQDEYEEAIKSAEKQGNQLHMNVYKMKGQACGGPLKTEVKELKGDLRPAPPYPSRVKTVDKGTQVTPEREAVPVKDNKGNKPEDEPPPMWFRSYMEKFKDEVVKEVVERMCNDFSGQCCTHKSSDGPLEATEAVCGPIGPRPGPSIAAGSLGYTPNCSSCNKLTSEGAYKCSVCPSCILCEMCRHSHDPSHNLVRTKTPLSIPEHGMTGELRFPRRGDRTVRKAERQRLKAERRQLRAEVKEIKKKLRLEKRGMPWSGPSTSGRANLTTNMASASTQVPAPPPPAASDTASGPAPAQGPALAPVPDPQASSPEGPGVSHTSLVPTMAAFFLDENLPDGTRLEPGTKFIKYWKMRNSGTISWTSETKLVFMWGNLGLASEGRREVPVPLLLPGQVGVVSVAFVAPVLEGTYTSHWRLAHCGCQFGPRVWCSIVVAPGDGRGALGLQSKRPKEEEQEARTQDSGPGLPIDLNHEDYYFPSVDLLTAQDLLSFELLDINIVQELEKVPNNTPEDLTPCISPLPHDAPVLEKAIIARIKEEAEVMGVRKLFGVKLRPRRELLEPVTQEEDREEEISGAQFLCETVIRSLTLEEAPDHRPPRWVQHSSHRPQVVSRGTSFCLERAVKVEKTETVQEGSEEICAIGLESSALPLSQVAQEEETRTVHLPEPATGNLHVSSQPAIEDEEVPVLEDVQSVRDVHEEKEEGGAKGEDWEEVSSQTSSVSSCEDYIIVLPDCFDTSRPLGESMYSSAMSQPDDAAADVTSAEPDVEQLEEEEEEEEEEEEEQQEEEEEEDDDDDDEEEEEDEEEEEEEEEEEAESDSELAPLRERQQEAPPVTAWPPAVPPSHSSVNQMLCASQTLDAVTLTPEVVPPPPPPVLPDLLAPPPTLYSPRSEALYLAEDPSPPACDPYEPHQPRVHLNVSSGLSRSAGSASSAFETYNPRPGNALQPRRHHGGTRQGGPFCGSVRL
- the nbr1a gene encoding NBR1 autophagy cargo receptor a isoform X1; translated protein: MGPPVTIKVNFRGNVKRFLAQDLDKLEWESVEAWIKASFGINHFQVKYFDEDNEEICINSQDEYEEAIKSAEKQGNQLHMNVYKMKGQACGGPLKTEVKELKGDLRPAPPYPSRVKTVDKGTQVTPEREAVPVKDNKGNKPEDEPPPMWFRSYMEKFKDEVVKEVVERMCNDFSGQCCTHKSSDGPLEATEAVCGPIGPRPGPSIAAGSLGYTPNCSSCNKLTSEGAYKCSVCPSCILCEMCRHSHDPSHNLVRTKTPLSIPEHGMTGELRFPRRGDRTVRKAERQRLKAERRQLRAEVKEIKKKLRLEKRGMPWSGPSTSGRANLTTNMASASTQVPAPPPPAASDTASGPAPAQGPALAPVPDPQASSPEGPGVSHTSLVPTMAAFFLDENLPDGTRLEPGTKFIKYWKMRNSGTISWTSETKLVFMWGNLGLASEGRREVPVPLLLPGQVGVVSVAFVAPVLEGTYTSHWRLAHCGCQFGPRVWCSIVVAPGDGRGALGLQSKRPKEEEQEARTQDSGPGLPIDLNHEDYYFPSVDLLTAQDLLSFELLDINIVQELEKVPNNTPEDLTPCISPLPHDAPVLEKAIIARIKEEAEVMGVRKLFGVKLRPRRELLEPVTQEEDREEEISGAQFLCETVIRSLTLEEAPDHRPPRWVQHSSHRPQVVSRGTSFCLERAVKVEKTETVQEGSEEICAIGLESSALPLSQVAQEEETRTVHLPEPATGNLHVSSQPAIEDEEVPVLEDVQSVRDVHEEKEEGGAKGEDWEEVSSQTSSVSSCEDYIIVLPDCFDTSRPLGESMYSSAMSQPDDAAADVTSAEPDVEQLEEEEEEEEEEEEEQQEEEEEEDDDDDDEEEEEDEEEEEEEEEEEAESDSELAPLRERQQEAPPVTAWPPAVPPSHSSVNQMLCASQTLDAVTLTPEVVPPPPPPVLPDLLAPPPTLYSPRSEALYLAEDPSPPACDPYEPHQPRVHLNVSSGLSRSAGSASSAFETYNPRPGNALQPRGQGGITEGLVKGALSVAASAYKALFTGPNCSIQRGIDPATRQDPSLMAMLLEMGFRDQRLNQQLLRKHGYSLLHTVNELVQMAEDGQSRAVNVQH